A single genomic interval of Helianthus annuus cultivar XRQ/B chromosome 6, HanXRQr2.0-SUNRISE, whole genome shotgun sequence harbors:
- the LOC110864889 gene encoding pollen-specific leucine-rich repeat extensin-like protein 4 — MASSLITTTSTALFSFLILYLAVSFNNIAAKHRHSTTTKHHTHHRNDTGASNPRLEQAYHALQAWKRVIYSDPFNTTSDWTGPSVCSYTGVYCAPFPNDTDIITVAGIDLNHADIAGFLPKEIGLLSDLALIHLNSNRFCGILPQTLSNLSLLYELDLSNNRFVGPFPSVVLSLPNLKYLDLRYNEFEGAMPPELFNKSLDAIFINNNRLTSVIPSNLGLSTASVVVFANNNLGGCIPPSISNFANTMEELLLINTNISGCLPPEVGFLYKLRVLDVSSNKLVGEIPYSIAGLAHLEQLNIGHNMMSGVVPSGVCELPNLANFTFSYNFFFEEEGVCGNLTSRGMVSDDRRNCLLEKPLQRSKKECDAVLEHPVDCFEHPCGEHKHAENHPKMHRT, encoded by the exons ATGGCTAGCTCTTTAATCACTACAACAAGCACTGCTTTGTTTTCCTTTCTAATCCTCTACCTAGCTGTTTCTTTCAACAACATTGCCGCTAAACACcgccactccaccaccaccaaacaCCACACGCATCATCGTAATGATACAG GTGCATCAAATCCGCGTCTAGAACAAGCTTATCATGCACTTCAAGCATGGAAACGCGTAATCTATTCTGACCCGTTTAACACAACTTCAGACTGGACTGGCCCGTCGGTTTGCAGCTACACTGGAGTATACTGTGCTCCATTTCCCAACGACACTGATATCATAACAGTCGCGGGAATCGATCTAAACCATGCAGACATAGCCGGATTCCTCCCTAAGGAAATCGGATTACTCTCCGATCTAGCACTCATCCATCTAAATAGTAACCGCTTTTGTGGTATCCTCCCTCAAACCTTATCAAACCTCTCTCTCCTCTACGAACTCGACCTTAGCAACAACCGATTCGTGGGTCCTTTCCCGTCTGTTGTCTTGTCCCTCCCTAATCTCAAATACCTTGACCTTCGTTACAATGAATTCGAAGGCGCAATGCCTCCTGAGCTCTTTAACAAAAGCCTCGACgccattttcatcaacaacaaccgTTTGACGTCTGTAATCCCTTCGAACTTGGGTTTGAGCACTGCTTCAGTTGTGGTTTTCGCTAATAACAATTTAGGAGGGTGTATTCCACCAAGTATTTCCAACTTTGCAAACACAATGGAGGAGTTGTTGTTAATCAACACGAATATATCGGGTTGTTTGCCACCTGAAGTAGGGTTTCTATACAAATTAAGGGTGTTGGATGTGAGTTCTAATAAGCTGGTTGGTGAGATACCTTATAGTATTGCAGGGTTAGCTCATTTGGAACAGTTGAATATAGGGCATAATATGatgagtggtgtagttccttCTGGTGTTTGTGAATTACCTAATTTGGCAAACTTTACGTTTTCTTACAACTTTTTCTTCGAGGAAGAGGGTGTTTGTGGGAATTTGACGTCTCGAGGGATGGTGTCCGATGACCGGAGAAACTGTCTCTTGGAGAAGCCTCTTCAAAGGAGTAAGAAGGAGTGTGATGCAGTGCTTGAACACCCTGTTGACTGTTTTGAGCATCCGTGTGGTGAGCACAAGCATGCAGAAAATCATCCTAAAATGCACCGTACATGA
- the LOC110944469 gene encoding transcription factor bHLH162-like produces MSSALTMEKPERKIVEKNRRNQMKLLYSRLFSLIPPHVISKEGDHVADRVDRTIDYIQTLKTSLEMNQNKKDKLLSKKRSHEHMEMINNLCISLDIQIHEMTHDHDAVLVTGLKTHSSFCNVVQFLDQYSTEVTLASFSSSGHSTFHIRQKKIGADDICERLKKLVENKEFGDNNTNALFCNELADLDLSVWDFDIQY; encoded by the exons ATGTCGTCTGCTTTGACAATGGAAAAACCAGAAAGAAAGATTGTAGAGAAGAATAGAAGGAACCAAATGAAGTTACTGTACTCTCGTCTCTTCTCTCTTATCCCTCCACATGTTATATCTAAG GAAGGTGACCATGTGGCGGATCGAGTGGATAGAACCATAGACTACATTCAAACCCTGAAAACCAGCTTGGAGATGAACCAAAACAAGAAGGATAAGTTGTTGAGTAAGAAGAGATCACACGAACACATGGAAATGATCAACAATTTGTGCATATCGCTCGATATTCAAATCCATGAAATGACTCATGATCATGATGCTGTTTTGGTAACTGGATTGAAAACACATTCGAGTTTTTGTAATGTTGTTCAGTTTCTTGATCAGTATAGCACAGAAGTAACACTTGCAAGTTTCTCAAGCAGCGGTCATTCGACCTTTCACATCCGTCAAAAAAAG ATTGGAGCAGATGATATTTGTGAGAGGCTCAAGAAGTTAGTTGAAAACAAGGAGTTTGGGGACAACAATACGAATGCATTGTTTTGCAATGAATTAGCTGACTTAGATTTAAGTGTGTGGGACTTTGATATCCAGTATTAG